A single genomic interval of Camelina sativa cultivar DH55 chromosome 11, Cs, whole genome shotgun sequence harbors:
- the LOC104721349 gene encoding coatomer subunit gamma gives MAQPLVKKDDDHDDELEYSPFMGIEKGAVLQEARVFNDAQVDPRRCSQVITKLLYLLNQGESFTKVEATEVFFSVTKLFQSKDTGLRRMVYLIIKELSPSSDEVIIVTSSLMKDMNSKIDMYRANAIRVLCRIIDGTLLTQIERYLKQAIVDKNPVVSSAALVSGLHLLRTNPEIVKRWSNEVQEGIQSRSALVQFHALALLHQIRQNDRLAVSKLVGSLTRGSVRSPLAQCLLIRYTSQVIRDMANHGQSGERPFYEFLESCLRHKAEMVILEAARAITELDGVTSRELTPAITVLQLFLSSPRPVLRFAAVRTLNKVAMTHPMAVTNCNIDMESLISDQNRSIATLAITTLLKTGNESSVERLMKQITNFMSDIADEFKIVVVEAIRSLCVKFPLKYRSLMTFLSNVLREEGGFEYKRAIVDSIVTIIRDIPDAKESGLLHLCEFIEDCEFTYLSTQILHFLGIEGPNTSDPSKYIRYIYNRVHLENATVRAAAVSTLAKFGFMVESLKPRITILLKRCIYDSDDEVRDRATLFLSVLGGDGTVDTDKETKDFLFGSLEVPLVNLETSLKNYEPSEEAFDVDSVSKEVKSQPLAEKKAQGKKPTGLGAPPAAPASGFDGYEKLLSSIPEFAAFGKLFKSSPPVELTEPETEYAVNVVKHIYDSHVVLQYNCTNTVPEQLLERVNVIVDASEAEEFNEVTSKALNSLPYDKPGQAFVVFKKPAGVPAVGKFSNTLTFVVKEVDPSTGEADADDDGVEDEYQLEDLEVVAGDYMVKVGVSNFRNAWENMDEEDERVDEYGLGQRDSLGEAVNAVTDLLGMQICEGTETIPTNARSHTCLLSGVYIGNVKVLVRAQFGMDSSKDIAMKLTVRAEDVSVADAIHEIVACG, from the exons ATGGCGCAACCTCTCGTGAAGAAAGACGATGATCACGACGATGAGT TGGAGTATTCTCCATTCATGGGAATTGAGAAGGGAGCTGTACTTCAAGAAGCTAGAGTCTTTAATGACGCTCAGGTTGATCCTAGAAGATGCTCTCAGGTCATCACCAAACTTCTTTATTTGCTTAACCAAGGGGAGTCATTCACCAAG GTCGAAGCAACGGAAGTTTTCTTTTCAGTTACAAAGCTTTTCCAGTCGAAAGACACTGGTTTGAGGAGAATGGTCTACTTGATCATTAAGGAGTTATCTCCATCATCGGATGAG GTTATCATTGTAACAAGCTCCCTGATGAAGGACATGAACAGTAAAATTGATATGTATCGAGCTAATGCTATCCGTGTCCTCTGCCGGATTATTGACGGAACGCTTCTCACTCAAATTGAGCGATACTTGAAACAAGCCATTGTGGATAAGAATCCCGTTGTTTCAAGTGCTGCTTTAGTCAGTGGGCTTCACTTGCTAAGG ACAAACCCAGAAATTGTTAAAAGATGGAGCAATGAGGTTCAAGAAGGTATTCAGTCCAGATCTGCCCTTGTTCAGTTTCATGCCCTAGCTTTGCTCCATCAG ATACGGCAAAATGATCGCTTGGCTGTTAGCAAGTTGGTTGGTAGCTTGACCAGGGGATCTGTCCGCTCGCCCTTGGCTCAGTGTCTTTTGATACGTTATACCAGCCAG GTTATCCGTGACATGGCCAACCACGGTCAATCTGGAGAACGTCCGTTCTATGAATTTCTGGAGAGTTGCCTTCGCCATAAAGCTGAAATGGTGATCCTTGAGGCTGCCAGGGCGATCACTGAGCTTGATGGTGTGACAAGCCGAGAATTAACTCCAGCAATCACTGTTCTCCAGCTCTTTTTGAGTTCCCCCAGACCAGTGTTGAGATTTGCTGCTGTTCGGACTCTGAACAAG GTTGCAATGACTCATCCTATGGCTGTCACCAACTGCAACATTGATATGGAGAGTTTAATTTCTGATCAGAATAGAAGCATTGCTACACTCGCAATAACCACACTCTTGAAAACAGGGAACGAATCAAGTGTAGAACGCTTGATGAAGCAGATAACTAATTTTATGTCAGATATTGCTGATGAGTTCAAAATTGTGGTCGTGGAAGCAATAAGATCGTTGTGTGTGAAATTTCCACTGAAATACAGATCCTT GATGACCTTCTTAAGCAACGTTCTTAGGGAGGAAGGTGGATTTGAGTATAAAAGAGCAATAGTGGATTCTATTGTGACCATTATCAGAGATATTCCTGATGCGAAAGAAAGTGGATTGCTTCATCTTTGTGAATTCATTGAAGATTGTGAATTCACATATCTTTCAACACAG ATCCTTCATTTTCTGGGAATTGAGGGACCTAACACCTCAGATCCAAGCAAGTATATACGATATATTTACAACCGTGTGCATCTTGAAAATGCCACTGTCCGGGCTGCTGCTGTTTCCACACTTGCAAAGTTTGGATTTATGGTTGAATCCTTGAAG CCCCGGATTACCATTCTGTTGAAGCGCTGCATCTATGACAGTGATGATGAG GTCCGTGATAGAGCAACACTatttttgagtgttcttggtggtGATGGTACTGTTGACACTGATAAAGAGACCAAGGATTTTCTGTTCGGTTCCCTGGAGGTTCCTCTGGTCAACTTGGAAACTAGTTTGAAGAATTAT GAGCCCTCTGAAGAAGCTTTTGATGTCGATTCCGTGTCTAAGGAAGTTAAATCCCAGCCCCTTGCAGAGAAGAAAGCCCAGGGTAAAAAGCCCACTGGTCTTGGTGCACCACCAGCTGCACCTGCTTCTGGTTTTGATGGCTACGAAAAACTTCTCTCATCTATTCCAGAGTTTGCCGCCTTCGGAAAACTTTTCAAG TCTTCTCCGCCTGTGGAGCTAACTGAACCAGAAACAGAATACGCCGTCAATGTTGTAAAGCATATCTATGACAGTCATGTGGTGTTGCAGTACAACTGCACTAACACAGTCCCAGAGCAGTTGTTGGAGAGG GTCAATGTCATTGTAGATGCTTCAGAAGCAGAGGAATTCAATGAAGTAACTTCAAAGGCCCTAAACTCACTTCCTTATGATAAGCCTGGTCAAGCCTTTGTGGTTTTTAAGAAGCCAGCAGGGGTCCCTGCTGTTGGAAAGTTCTCCAACACATTAACTTTCGTTGTTAAGGAG GTTGACCCAAGCACAGGTGAAGCAGATGCAGATGATGATGGAGTAGAAGATGAGTACCAGCTGGAAGATCTTGAGGTTGTAGCTGGAGATTACATGGTGAAAGTGGGTGTCTCCAATTTCAGGAATGCATGGGAAAacatggatgaagaagatgagcgTGTAGACGAATATGGTCTTGGCCAAAGAGATAGCTTAGGAGAAGCTGTAAACGCTGTCACTGATCTTCTTGGCATGCAGATTTGCGAG GGGACGGAGACAATTCCGACCAACGCAAGGTCACACACGTGTTTATTGTCAGGTGTGTATATAGGGAATGTGAAAGTGTTAGTGAGGGCACAGTTTGGAATGGACAGCTCAAAGGACATTGCAATGAAACTGACAGTTAGAGCTGAGGACGTTTCTGTCGCAGACGCCATTCACGAGATTGTTGCCTGCGGTTAA
- the LOC104721350 gene encoding proline-rich receptor-like protein kinase PERK5, whose product MAESPVDSPPAPETSNGTPPSNGTSPSDGSSSPPSPPSLPPPSSDSAPPPNNDDGSASSSPPPAPPSQETTPPPSPPVVANPPPKTPETPPAPPSPEGSNPVTPPAPPQTPSNQSPPLDRPSPPSPGANDDRNRTNGGNNRDSFTPLQPSSGNRTSGDGGSPSPPRSSSPPRNSGDLDSLLSGKHHPQANIGLIIGVLVGAGLLLLLLVCVCICCKKKKKKSPQVNHMHYYNNNPYGAPTGNGGYYKGTPQDHVVNMAAQGGGNWGPKQPVSGPHSDKSNLTGPSATPSPQAATLGHNQSTFTYDELSIATEGFAQSNLLGQGGFGYVHKGVLPSGKEVAVKSLKLGSGQGEREFQAEVDIISRVHHRHLVSLVGYCISGGQRLLVYEFIPNNTLEFHLHGKGRPVLEWSTRVKIALGSARGLAYLHEDCHPRIIHRDIKAANILLDFSFETKVADFGLAKLSQDNYTHVSTRVMGTFGYLAPEYASSGKLSDKSDVFSFGVMLLELITGRPPVDLTGEMEDSLVDWARPLCLKAAQDGDYNQLADSRLELNYDQQEMARMASCAAAAIRHSARRRPKMSQIVRALEGDMSMEDLSEGTRPGQSTYLSPGSVSSEYDASSYSADMKKFKKLALESKEYQSSEYGGTSEYGLNPSASSSEEMNRGSMKRNPQL is encoded by the exons ATGGCGGAATCGCCGGTGGACTCACCTCCTGCTCCTGAAACCTCAAATGGCACACCGCCTTCAAATGGGACATCACCTTCAGATGGGTCATCATCGCCGCCATCACCACCTTCTTTACCTCCACCGTCATCCGATTCTGCTCCTCCGCCAAATAACGACGATggctcagcttcttcttcaccccCCCCTGCACCTCCGAGTCAGGAAACCACTCCTCCTCCATCGCCGCCGGTTGTAGCTAATCCGCCACCGAAAACTCCAGAGACCCCTCCTGCTCCACCTTCACCTGAAGGCTCAAATCCGGTAACGCCGCCGGCACCACCACAAACACCGTCGAACCAATCACCGCCTTTAGATAGAccatctcctccttctcctggTGCCAATGATGACCGTAACAGAACCAATGGTGGTAATAACAGAGATAGTTTCACTCCGTTACAACCATCTTCAGGGAACAGAACTTCCGGTGATGGTGGCTCACCTTCACCGCCTCGGTCAAGTAGCCCTCCTCGGAATAGTGGAGATTTAGACTCATTGTTATCAGGGAAACATCATCCACAAGCCAACATTGGATTGATTATTGGAGTTCTTGTAGGAGCAGGGCTTTTGCTTCTACTTCTAGTGTGTGTTTGCATCTGttgcaagaagaaaaagaaaaagtcccCTCAGGTCAACCACATGCACTACTACAATAACAATCCTTATGGAGCACCAACAG GTAATGGTGGTTATTATAAGGGAACACCTCAAGATCATGTGGTAAATATGGCTGCTCAAGGAGGAGGGAATTGGGGACCAAAGCAACCTGTGTCTGGTCCTCACAGTGACAAATCCAACTTAACCGGTCCAAGTGCTACACCGTCGCCTCAAGCTGCGACTCTTGGTCACAACCAAAGCACTTTCACATACGATGAACTGTCCATTGCAACAGAAGGTTTCGCTCAGTCGAATTTGCTGGGACAAGGAGGATTTGGGTATGTTCATAAAGGTGTTTTGCCTAGTGGCAAAGAAGTTGCAGTGAAGAGTCTTAAACTTGGAAGTGGACAAGGCGAACGAGAGTTTCAAGCAGAGGTTGATATCATTAGCCGTGTCCATCATCGTCATCTCGTTTCTCTTGTTGGATATTGCATCTCTGGTGGTCAAAGGCTTTTGGTTTATGAGTTTATACCTAATAACACTCTTGAATTCCATCTTCACG GTAAGGGTCGTCCGGTTTTGGAATGGTCTACACGAGTGAAGATTGCACTGGGATCAGCTAGAGGTCTTGCATATTTGCATGAAGACT GTCATCCTCGCATTATCCATAGAGATATCAAAGCTGCAAACATTCTTCTCGATTTCAGTTTTGAAACCAAG GTTGCAGATTTTGGATTAGCTAAGCTATCTCAAGACAACTATACTCATGTCTCCACTCGTGTCATGGGAACTTTCGG ATACTTAGCTCCAGAGTATGCATCAAGCGGAAAGTTATCCGACAAATCTGATGTTTTTTCATTTGGAGTAATGCTTCTTGAGCTCATAACCGGACGACCTCCAGTGGATCTAACTGGAGAAATGGAAGACAGTTTGGTAGATTGG gcAAGGCCTTTATGTTTGAAAGCAGCTCAAGATGGAGACTACAACCAATTGGCAGATTCGCGTCTGGAGCTAAACTACGATCAACAAGAGATGGCTCGAATGGCTTCTTGTGCAGCTGCAGCAATCAGACACTCAGCAAGAAGACGTCCTAAGATGAGCCAG ATTGTAAGAGCACTAGAAGGAGATATGTCAATGGAGGATCTAAGTGAAGGAACAAGACCAGGACAAAGCACGTACTTGAGCCCCGGAAGCGTGAGCTCAGAGTATGACGCTAGCTCGTACAGTGCAGACatgaaaaaattcaagaaattggctTTAGAGAGCAAAGAGTATCAGAGCAGTGAATATGGTGGAACAAGTGAGTATGGCTTGAATCCGTCTGCTTCAAGTAGTGAAGAAATGAATAGAGGTTCAATGAAACGCAATCCTCAGCTTTGa